In Sphingomonas crocodyli, a genomic segment contains:
- a CDS encoding fumarylacetoacetate hydrolase family protein codes for MRLVTYRATVEAEARLGALVDNLVVDLQRFGATKGIDLPSTMLGFIDLGPQAVKIVSALIDEAKGLFPIGTALPFANVRLLAPIPRPRKNIFGIGLNYTEHVAESAKSLDTSADLPRQPVIFSKPPTTVIGPNEPILHNAEITQQLDWEVELAAVIGTTAKGVAREGALAYVFGYTVLIDMSARDCRRAGQWIYSKGQDSFAPMGPCIVTADEIPDPQTLDLNLSVNGVEKQNSNTAYMLFKVDELIADLSKGITLEPGDIIATGTPAGVGAGRDPQEWVWPGDTIVATVDRIGTLRHPVVAAAGTAA; via the coding sequence ATGCGTCTCGTTACCTATCGGGCGACCGTCGAAGCCGAAGCTCGGCTCGGCGCTCTCGTCGACAATCTGGTCGTCGATCTGCAGCGCTTTGGTGCCACCAAGGGCATCGACCTTCCCTCAACGATGCTTGGGTTTATCGATCTCGGGCCTCAGGCGGTGAAAATCGTCTCAGCGCTGATCGATGAAGCAAAGGGGCTTTTCCCAATCGGGACCGCTCTGCCTTTCGCCAATGTGCGGCTGCTGGCTCCGATCCCGCGCCCTCGCAAGAACATCTTCGGTATTGGCCTAAATTATACCGAGCATGTCGCGGAATCGGCCAAGTCGCTCGACACCTCCGCCGATTTGCCGCGCCAGCCGGTGATTTTCTCCAAGCCGCCAACCACCGTAATCGGCCCGAATGAGCCCATTCTCCACAATGCTGAGATCACCCAGCAGCTCGATTGGGAGGTCGAGCTGGCGGCCGTGATCGGCACCACTGCTAAAGGTGTCGCGCGTGAAGGCGCGCTTGCATATGTGTTTGGATATACCGTGCTCATCGACATGAGCGCGCGTGATTGCCGTCGTGCTGGCCAGTGGATCTACTCCAAGGGGCAGGACAGCTTCGCGCCGATGGGGCCGTGTATCGTCACGGCTGACGAGATCCCTGATCCCCAAACGCTCGATCTCAACCTCTCGGTCAACGGCGTTGAAAAGCAGAACAGCAATACCGCTTATATGCTGTTCAAGGTCGACGAGCTCATCGCTGATTTGAGCAAGGGGATCACCCTCGAACCGGGCGATATCATTGCGACAGGCACGCCTGCCGGCGTCGGAGCCGGGCGTGACCCGCAAGAATGGGTATGGCCTGGAGACACGATCGTCGCCACGGTCGATCGTATCGGTACGCTGCGCCATCCCGTTGTTGCAGCCGCGGGTACTGCCGCATGA
- a CDS encoding flavin reductase family protein: MQFDFEHLSRSERYKLMASVITPRPIAWVTTLNPAGMLNAAPFSFFNMFGDDPPIVALGIMQRAGGQLKDTAANIRSGKAFVVNIAGEAQAVAMNDTSIDAPEGTDEAALFNVEVLPSERVAPPRIASVPASFECRLQQIVEVSETQSIVIGEVVYGHVRDEFIVDADKMRLNVDAMRLIGRMHGPGYYARTTDLFDLRRPVWPLDRD, from the coding sequence GTGCAGTTCGACTTTGAACATCTGTCTCGATCGGAACGCTACAAGCTGATGGCCTCGGTCATCACGCCCCGCCCCATTGCATGGGTGACGACGCTCAATCCGGCCGGAATGCTCAACGCAGCGCCGTTCAGCTTTTTCAACATGTTTGGCGATGATCCGCCGATCGTGGCGCTGGGGATCATGCAGAGAGCGGGCGGGCAGCTTAAGGATACCGCCGCCAATATCCGTTCGGGCAAAGCGTTTGTGGTGAACATCGCAGGCGAAGCGCAAGCGGTCGCTATGAACGATACGAGCATCGATGCGCCTGAAGGCACGGACGAGGCGGCGTTGTTCAACGTTGAGGTGCTGCCCAGCGAGCGCGTTGCGCCGCCACGTATCGCATCGGTCCCTGCCAGCTTTGAATGCCGTCTGCAGCAGATTGTTGAGGTGTCCGAAACACAGTCGATTGTCATCGGGGAGGTCGTTTACGGCCATGTCCGCGACGAATTCATAGTCGATGCGGATAAGATGCGCCTGAACGTCGATGCGATGCGCCTGATCGGGCGAATGCATGGGCCAGGTTATTATGCGCGGACCACCGATCTCTTCGACTTGAGACGGCCGGTCTGGCCTCTGGATCGCGATTGA
- a CDS encoding Asp/Glu racemase, with protein sequence MSRTYRIGQIVPSSNVTMETEIPAMLRAREAILPERFTFHSSRMRMKKVTAEELAAMDADSDRCALELSDAAVDVLGYACLVAIMSMGKGYHRQSEQRLHARTVENGHAAPVVTSAGALVDGLKTLEAKRVAIVAPYMKPLTQLVVSYIEHEGIAVQDWLALEIPDNLTVAAQDPDNLLEHYLRLDLTGVDVLVLSACVQMPSLPSIQRVEDKIGLPVISAAVCTSYQMLKQLGLEARVPGAGALLSGRF encoded by the coding sequence ATGAGCCGAACCTATCGCATCGGTCAGATCGTGCCGAGTTCGAATGTCACGATGGAGACCGAGATCCCCGCCATGCTGCGTGCACGCGAGGCGATCCTTCCTGAGCGCTTCACATTTCACTCATCGCGCATGCGCATGAAGAAGGTGACCGCAGAAGAGCTCGCCGCGATGGACGCGGATTCTGATCGCTGTGCGCTTGAGCTCTCGGACGCCGCCGTCGACGTGCTGGGCTATGCATGCCTTGTTGCGATCATGAGCATGGGCAAGGGCTATCACCGCCAGTCCGAACAGCGGCTCCACGCGCGTACGGTCGAAAACGGCCATGCTGCACCCGTCGTCACCAGCGCTGGCGCGCTCGTTGATGGCTTGAAGACGCTTGAGGCAAAACGCGTGGCGATCGTCGCTCCCTATATGAAGCCGCTTACCCAGCTGGTCGTCTCCTATATCGAGCATGAAGGCATTGCGGTGCAGGACTGGCTGGCGCTGGAGATCCCCGACAATCTGACCGTTGCTGCACAAGATCCTGATAATTTGCTCGAGCACTATCTTCGGCTCGATCTCACAGGTGTCGATGTGCTGGTGCTGTCGGCCTGCGTTCAGATGCCTTCGCTGCCGTCTATCCAGCGGGTCGAAGACAAGATCGGGCTGCCCGTAATCTCCGCCGCCGTCTGTACATCGTACCAGATGCTTAAGCAGCTCGGGCTCGAAGCGCGTGTCCCAGGGGCCGGAGCGCTTTTGTCGGGCCGGTTCTAA
- a CDS encoding shikimate kinase, producing the protein MPGHERGEAQGMAIPMHRRPVVLVGLMGAGKTTVGQRVATRLGLAFVDSDHEIECAAKRSISDLFELYGEQEFRDGERRVLARLIDATPKVIATGGGAFMNQETRSLILERGLAVWLDADIEVLVERTSRRPGHRPLLRNADAHAVLADLARARNPIYAQAHLHVRNEAAKHDAAVAHIVKSIRQLWRRAPSDIHSAHPGSRPIAAAANIHNLNE; encoded by the coding sequence ATGCCCGGTCATGAGCGCGGTGAGGCTCAGGGAATGGCTATCCCTATGCACCGTCGTCCCGTCGTTCTGGTCGGCCTCATGGGCGCCGGCAAGACCACCGTCGGGCAGCGTGTTGCGACACGTTTGGGGCTCGCTTTTGTTGATTCAGATCACGAGATCGAATGCGCTGCCAAGCGTTCCATTTCTGATCTGTTCGAACTCTACGGCGAGCAGGAATTCCGTGACGGAGAGCGCCGGGTGCTGGCTCGGCTTATTGACGCGACCCCTAAAGTGATCGCGACCGGTGGCGGTGCCTTCATGAACCAAGAGACACGCAGTCTGATTTTGGAGCGCGGGCTTGCGGTTTGGTTAGACGCCGACATCGAAGTGCTCGTGGAACGGACATCGAGGCGTCCAGGCCATAGACCGCTTTTGCGGAATGCTGACGCTCATGCGGTTCTTGCCGACCTCGCAAGGGCACGTAACCCAATATATGCGCAAGCGCATTTGCACGTACGAAATGAGGCCGCCAAGCATGATGCGGCCGTAGCGCATATCGTAAAATCTATACGTCAATTGTGGCGTAGAGCGCCGTCGGACATTCACTCTGCTCATCCGGGAAGTAGGCCGATAGCGGCAGCCGCAAATATCCATAACCTGAACGAATAG